The following coding sequences are from one Haliotis asinina isolate JCU_RB_2024 chromosome 3, JCU_Hal_asi_v2, whole genome shotgun sequence window:
- the LOC137278500 gene encoding phosphatidylinositol 4-kinase beta-like has protein sequence MLQPGGMGTEVKIKNKISALHVQIHQAAIHPKGRFEVNGNYIEKCKMADVDSLNLENGFLPNGLPKIISPNDEAPSEHQCNGHQEDGEESSEVADQSCSSGEHTNSVDVVEGDDDNQLVTVPVCIGPLPRVTEEVEHVDPIQGDATLEESIHVDSVQGSDSERTKADEDDKKLDPKKGVRLSLHLRHPFTSCRSSKDKNLKDKPPLPGTVKPKSKPAPRQSWLLRLFESKLFDMSIAISYLFNSKEPGVQTYLGNKMFSFRDEDVDFYLPQLLNMYIQMHDVAEAIHPYLVHRCRNSVDFSIMACWLLGAYSADVLKPSWKNSQGVKLKNMILNEELRPPKQHSKSQSTVTSPTHHGMILPGATPNSLMTVKKTHHRSKSDATGIYLRHSDSTPNMQSVAGDLASGRAFDNGCTCHQSSEAVLNDLTGKETLCMCDAPRLMPQNEFVQALMNIGSRLQLLPTKELRTSRLIAELAMLNLNLPARVWLPIAAQDHHIVRIPHTQAVVLNSKEKAPYLLYVEILECENTASSQVPLKLLENTLRFTRSEEDLSHYATRTNGSPKPDFSVYSMNGDFDDADCWSQEDDEIIQFAMKCRSSDTISQMSTESSTSADSKDPVYIAAGDIRRRLSENISAPKGKFERDPEDPSAAALKEPWEEKVERIRESSPYGHLHNWRLLSVIIKCGDDLRQELLVYQVLQQLKSIWELEHVPLRIQPYKIVVTSNDSGMIEPVRNAVSLHQIKKHSKKSLLDYFIHEFGPTTSEGFLTAQKNFVQSCAGYCLVCYLMQVKDRHNGNILLDSEGHIVHIDFGFILSSSPGKNLGFENSPFKLTHEFVEVMGGLGSDMFEYFKILLLQGFCVSRKHMDKILPIVEIMQTGSQLPCFSKGVSTVRALKDRFHLNLTEEQLQLLVDNLVESSLHSLTTKLYDGFQYFTNGIL, from the exons ATGCTTCAGCCAGGAGGGATGGGGACCGAAGTCAAGATAAAGAATAAGATCTCTGCACTCCATGTTCAAATCCATCAAGCAGCGATTCATCCGAAGGGCAGATTCGAAGTGAATGGCAACTACATCGAAAAATGTAAAATGGCTGATGTAGATTCTTTGAATTTGGAGAATGGTTTCCTTCCGAATGGTTTACCAAAAATTATCTCCCCTAATGATGAGGCCCCATCAGAACATCAGTGTAATGGACATCAGGAGGATGGAGAGGAGTCTTCAGAAGTTGCAGATCAATCCTGCTCCTCAGGAGAACATACCAACAGTGTAGATGTAGTAGAGGGTGATGACGACAACCAGCTAGTGACTGTTCCAGTATGTATTGGTCCTCTCCCACGTGTCACAGAGGAAGTGGAACACGTGGACCCCATACAGGGGGATGCCACTCTGGAGGAATCCATTCATGTGGATTCCGTTCAAGGCAGTGATTCCGAGAGGACTAAGGCTGATGAGGATGACAAAAAGTTGGATCCTAAGAAAGGAGTGCGACTGTCACTACACTTAAGACATCCATTTACTAGTTGTAGATCTAGCAAAGATAAGAATCTCAAAGACAAACCACCTCTACCTGGAACTGTCAAACCAAAGTCAAAGCCAGCACCTCGCCAATCATGGCTGTTGAGGCTGTTCGAATCGAAACTTTTTGACATGTCTATAGCTATTTCATATCTATTCAACTCAAAGGAGCCTGGTGTTCAGACTTACCTAG GTAACAAAATGTTCAGTTTCCGTGATGAGGATGTTGACTTCTATTTACCCCAGTTGCTCAACATGTACATTCAGATGCATGATGTCGCTGAGGCCATACATCCCTACTTAGTGCACAG GTGTCGGAACAGTGTAGACTTCTCCATCATGGCATGCTGGCTGCTCGGGGCATACTCAGCAGACGTCCTCAAACCTTCATGGAAAAACTCACAGGGTGTCAAGTTAAAAAATATGATCCTTAATGAGGAATTACGTCCCCCGAAACAACACTCCAAGAGTCAGTCTACTGTCACAAGCCCCACCCATCACGGGATGATTCTACCTGGGGCCACTCCCAACTCGTTAATGACAGTGAAGAAAACTCATCATCGATCAAAGTCAGATGCTACAG GTATCTATCTGCGGCACAGTGACAGCACACCCAACATGCAGTCTGTGGCCGGAGACCTGGCATCCGGCAGAGCCTTCGACAATGGGTGCACCTGCCACCAGAGTTCTGAGGCTGTCCTCAACGACCTGACAGGGAAGGAGACGCTGTGTATGTGCGAT GCTCCACGACTCATGCCCCAGAATGAGTTTGTCCAGGCTCTGATGAACATCGGCAGTAGACTACAGCTCCTTCCTACCAAAGAACTAAGAA CATCTCGCCTGATCGCAGAGCTTGCTATGTTAAACCTTAACCTCCCTGCTCGTGTGTGGCTTCCAATAGCAGCACAGGACCACCATATTGTCAGGATACCCCATACACAAGCTGTTGTGCTCAACTCCAAGGAGAAG GCTCCGTACCTGCTGTATGTTGAAATTCTGGAGTGTGAGAACACAGCTTCAAGCCAGGTGCCCCTCAAGCTGCTGGAAAACACACTTCGCTTCACTCGCTCAGAGGAGGACCTGTCTCACTATGCTACGCGTACCAACGGCTCCCCCAAACCTGACTTCAGCGTCTACTCCATGAACGGAGACTTTGATGACGCGGACTGCTGGTCACAAGAAGATGATGAGATCATCCAG TTTGCAATGAAGTGCCGGTCCAGTGACACAATATCCCAGATGTCCACCGAGAGTtcaacgagtgcagacagtaaggACCCTGTGTACATCgcagcaggggacatcagaaggAGGCTGTCCGAGAATATATCTGCTCCAAAAGGGAAGTTTGAG CGCGACCCTGAGGACCCGTCTGCTGCAGCCTTGAAAGAACCTTGGGAGGAGAAGGTCGAGAGGATCCGAGAGTCCTCCCCGTATGGTCACCTTCACAACTGGCGACTGTTGTCTGTCATCATCAAGTGTGGTGATGACCTCCGACAAGAGCTCCTGGTTTATCAGGTTCTACAACAACTAAAG AGTATATGGGAACTGGAGCATGTGCCACTGCGGATCCAGCCCTACAAGATTGTGGTGACATCCAATGACAGCGGGATGATTGAGCCTGTCAGGAATGCTGTGTCTCTGCATCAAATCAAGAAGCACAGCAAGAAGTCACTGCTGGATTATTTCATTCATGAGTTCGGACCTACAACATCAGAAGGGTTTTTAACGGCTCAAAAGAACTTTGTACAGAGTTGTGCTGGTTACTGTTTGGTGTGCTACCTCATGCAAGTGAAAGACAG ACACAATGGGAATATCCTGTTGGATTCAGAGGGTCACATTGTCCACATCGACTTTGGATTCATCCTGTCCAGCTCTCCAGGGAAGAATCTGGGCTTTGAGAACTCACCATTTAAACTCACCCATGAGTTTGTTGAG GTGATGGGCGGCCTGGGGAGTGACATGTTCGAGTATTTCAAGATCCTCTTGCTGCAAGGCTTCTGTGTGTCCCGGAAACACATGGACAAGATCCTGCCCATCGTGGAGATCATGCAGACAG GGTCCCAGCTGCCATGTTTCAGCAAGGGAGTCAGCACAGTGCGGGCGCTGAAGGACCGCTTCCACCTGAACCTGACCGAGGAACAGCTGCAGCTCCTTGTGGACAACCTGGTGGAGTCCAGtctccactcactcacaaccaAACTGTATGACGGCTTCCAATACTTCACCAATGGAATTCTCTGA